AAGGAGGCGTTGCGTTGGGTATAAGCGATGTAATACCTGTACCCGTGGCCATCGACGAGGAGATCGAGAAGTGGACGATCTGGGGCCGGCCGGTGATGGACGTCTGGTTCACCACCACCGAGAAGATACACCAGATCATCCAGATGGGCCCGATAAAGAACGTGCTCAACTGGGGTCGCAAGAACTCCCTCTGGTTCCTGATGCAGCCGATGGGCTGCTGTGGCGTGGAGATGCTCGTCTTCGGCTGCCCGCACTACGACTGCGATCGGTTCGGGATAATTCCCAGAGCCACCCCGAGGCAGGCCGACGTGATGATCATCAGCGGCTACATCACGAGAAAGTACCTACCGGCCATCAAAAACCTCTGGGAGCAGATGCTCGAGCCCAAGTGGTGTATCGCGGTAGGAGAGTGCGCCATATCCGGCGGGCCGTTCTACGATTCCTACAACATAATACAGAACACAAGCGACTTCTTCCCGATCGATGTGTACGTCCCTGGATGCCCGCCGAGGCCGGAGCAGTTCATCAAGGGCTTCGTGGAGCTCCAGGAGAAGATCAAGCAGCGGAAGGATAAACGAGGCTACTAAGGAGGGAGGTCTCTGCTTACGGCTGGCGATGTATTGAGCGCGATCCAGTCGGCCTTTCCAGGAGCGGTTCTTGAGTCGAGGGTCGAGTCTGATCGCCGCCTCTGGATAACAGTCGATCCGAAGAGGCTCGTCGAGATAACAC
The sequence above is drawn from the Methanothrix sp. genome and encodes:
- the nuoB gene encoding NADH-quinone oxidoreductase subunit NuoB codes for the protein MGISDVIPVPVAIDEEIEKWTIWGRPVMDVWFTTTEKIHQIIQMGPIKNVLNWGRKNSLWFLMQPMGCCGVEMLVFGCPHYDCDRFGIIPRATPRQADVMIISGYITRKYLPAIKNLWEQMLEPKWCIAVGECAISGGPFYDSYNIIQNTSDFFPIDVYVPGCPPRPEQFIKGFVELQEKIKQRKDKRGY